GTAGGCATGCACTTTCTGCCACTTCAATCGttccctttctctcttttcttgtttttctcttgctCGCTGCTCCTCTCTggtcttcctctcctctctctgcttctttttcaGAGACTCGTTTTTCTCTGCCATAAGATCGGGAAATTTTTCCACGCGGGTTTTATTAAGCCGGTTGACTATAACATTCTCCCTTTGTCGTACTAGAACTTTGCGCACCAACTTGGGATTGTGAAATGAGACTTGGCCAGTAGCCATAGACCCATCTTTCATCAAGTTCGACCATGGCGTATAGATGACTGTGATGTTGTCTTTCTTATTCCCTAGCCCGTAAGTTAGCTCACTACGTATTGGTAACAGCACAATGGATGAATTATGAATGGAAAGATGGTTCACCCTCAATAGAATTCGCCTTTGTAAGCTGTGCGCAGTCTTCCAGAAGGGGTTGTGGGATATTGTCCCATGATTCACTATCACGGAGACGAAGATAGACATGTGCACTGGACAAGTTATCAACATGAAACTGATCACATAAGTTAGCGCTCATGAGAACTTTTCTAAGTAAATGGGATAATAACGAACCCTATACAGGTCATCAAGACCAGCGACTGTTAGCACACACTGCCACAAAGAGGGTCAAACAACGATGATGTTACCAAACATCCTTCTCTAAACCATATTTTATAAGATCCTCATCTAGTTTCAATCATTGTCAGACTTGTGCCATGTGCTTGAGCTTGAAATATAGCGGTCATACTCTCAAATTTGTCTTTCCCGACATAGATAAAAGCGGATGGTTCAACCACATTCGATGTAAAGTAGTATACCATATTGCTGCGATTATCTCTCCTGAAAAACCCTTGGTCAGATGAGAATAACCGAAGTATCTAAAGCCAACTGTCAAATTGTGATTATCAGAGTGTGTATTGGGAAGTGGGGTGTGGATTTTCTTCTAGTTGAGTTTTGTGGGGAACTTCTTATGAATATAGTTATACATACTTAGATTAGTCATTTATTCTTGGTGTATTATGACTTTTTCTTGGAAACGCGTATGTATAAGGTTATGCTATGATACAACAACACCCATGTATGTGCATGTGAGAGCTAATGATTCTCTCGACAGCTACAGTGGGGGCTCAAAAGTAATATATTCGTACCTATAGGTACCTGGCAGCTCATAGTACCGGGCATAGGTACTTATAGGTATAGGGGGTCACATACTTCTTTAACCTCCATTGTGGGTGaagaaaatagtaatatGTGATAAGCATACAATCTCTTATGTTGCTTGTACTAGTAATACCCACATGCATAGCTTCAAGCAACCAGCATGCTTACCAAGGAATTTCTCAGGACTCCAGGCAGCCCGAAGGATTACCTCTTTTAGCACCTTCGTTTACTGACTAACccaatatagtaataatagcCCTCACCCGCATAGTACATTAAGTTGAACCTCCTCCTTGAGGGACTGGAGTTCTGGAACACAGATTAGGTATTAGTAGATGATAATCTAAACGTACACACGTACTTAAAGTATCTCTTCAAGATGATGAATTTCTTCCTGGATCCTAGGCAATTAAGTACGCGAAATAGGGTTACTATGGAGAATAGCTCCGTGGTACTATGGTAGACGAAGCTAAGATGACATCATAATCTTATAATCATTCAGTaagcaagatgaagatgTCCTTGTAGGCCGCTGGATCTATTAGCATGCTGCAAtttctgtactccgtaaggtGGTTTTGTATGTCTGTTGTGTTGTTTAGAGTGGGGGTCGGTAAGACCTTAAGTAGTAAATACTTATATGGATACAGTCATGTGACCCTTGTGTGACAGAGTTAACTTGGAACAAAACAGAGCCTGTTACAGACTGGACACATATATCCCTTAGTATAAAACATCCCCAATCTGTATGTTAAAGGTCTATACACGGCAGTTTCACCATGTCATATACCTAAAAGGGACCTGGGAATTAAGGACACCTCTAAATATCGAGCTATCTCTGTTAGAACATGAGTCCGACTGGCTTCAAGTGGCCGTCCCATTTGCAAGCATTATATCTGTAAGCCTGCAAGACCATATGGTAAAGAAACAATTATTCTAAAAAGCAAACACTCTTTTACTGGTTACACTATGATTGCGGCGATATAAATAGGATGAGACACTGTAGATGTTTTTGTACTCTGCAGCAATCACACAACATAGATATGTCATCAAGTAGCTATTTGTCATATCCTCATTCGACTGAGTCTGAAATTTTGGACCCCAGTAGACTACTTTGGAGCAGATTGCCTGTTACCAAAAATATGCTGCCATCAAACATTCTATCATTGGTGCTACGACGCTGCAAGTCATTTAACAGCTTTCCACAGAACACAAAGGAAAGGCTTCACAGAATACCCACCTAGACCCCACTTTTCTTATGCAACGGGCCATACGGGCAAGTCGTCTGTGACAGAAAgtgggaaagagaaaggagggCCACCCACCTTACCCACACCAACATAAACATGaaaacacacacacacacacacacacacacacacacacacacacacacacacacacacacaaaagagagagagggaggaagatTGGCAGGGTTGATGAGAGGAGGCCAAATTCAAGCTCACTGCCATATACCGACCACGCGTTAAACCATTATCTTGGTATGACTGTTTTAtttgagaaagaagcaaCTGTAACTGCAAATATAGAGGAAGTTCAATTTCCTACAGCACTTCCTAGTTCCTACTATTCTTTGTCCCATGCAAGCCCGGTTGTACTCAGATTGTTGGTCACAGCTGGAGACCATTAAGGCATAACTAATTAGTTTGTAACCACTAATTGATCGAGAGACCATTGTGCTGTAAATACTAACATCTCGTTAAACCCTACTGTGGAGCCCGAATCAGATCCTTTCCCAACAAGAGGAGAAAACCGTTACGCCAAGAATTAAGTACTAGCACTATATCGGGTGAGCCCGTACGAAACCCCACCTGCCACATGGCTCTTTGGAACAGGTCCCTCTTAGATAAAACCAGGTAAAAGTCAAACAGGAAGGGGGAAAGTTAAAagcgagagagaaagagagagaatgtatatatatatatatatatatatatatgtgtgtgtgtgtgtgtgtgtgtgtgtgtgtgtgtgagAAAAGGAGATGGGGGAATAAAGTAAGACACCTCCACAATAAGTATTTAACCTCGTTCTACTTAGCATCTCCTTTCACAAGAATCTCGACAGAATCTATCATTGAATAGCCTTGGTGTAAATAAATTTGCAAATATCCTACCACAACTTCCCTAATGTGGTCTGTTTCGGCCTGGAATAGATGAGAaaggaagataaaataagaaCAAATACAGGGTAGATCAATTCACAACTGTTTCTCTGCAATGCCAGCAAAGTAGCTGTGTTCAGTTTTGTCACTCGTAGGAAATGCGATCCACACCCTTGTGCTCCACATGGACTGTGTTAATTTGGAAAGGCTCGGGGCTTGCCAAAAAGCGAAATTTCtaccttcctttttccttttgccctttcttttttctgagGGGAGAGGGGGCCGTTGATGGAATATTATCCCCTTGCCCTCCCCCACGGTAGTTAGGATCTGGGCTGTTTTTATGTCGAtttctatctttatttatttatctttaaagAAACTTCTCCTATGAACCTCTTTACGGATTACAACATCAGACAGTCCATCACAAGAACTAAACCCCAAATGGCCAATTCTACCTCTCCTGTAATGCAACCAAATGTCCTACAATCTTTGGAACGAGCCAGGAACTGTGAAGAGAATGATGACGATCGCATCATCCTTGATAATGCTGTCACGGAGCTGTGGCGAAGGGTACAGAGTCAACCGGACACTTACGTGTTTACCCCAGATGAATTCGCTCTCTTCAACTATTTTATCGCCCGATTCCAGGGTTCGCTTGTCACCCGAGGAGCAGTGGCGCGATTTTGGGACAATTATCGAGGAAACGGCTCGAGTTTGGACTGAAGTGACATGTCAATACCTTCGGCACAGCTCCGACTATCAACTACACGTGGAAGCTCAAAACAAGTCAGTTTGCAGAAAGCAGGTTGTTTCGTATATCAAGGTCAAGCAAAGACGCAGCCGTCAGAGTGACATGATAGATTTTCCgtaccttttcctttccctaTTCTGGCCGGAGGACCAATGATACCCGCGCATAGAGAAGGCGTGCGGCTATTTTGGGAGTCATAAAAATAGCGAAGATCGACGTATTGTTCCGAGGGAATCGTTGCACCTTGAACCCGCCGGATTAGACAGGTTCTGACGGTACCTGTGGACTGCGCTTAAAGATTGGATACGGATCTAAATCCGGTATGAGACGATTAATAGTACCTGATACCCGAGCGGCTGAAAGATTGACATCTAGCCATTCATTGCCTGGGTACCTTCCTGACGGCCCTCTCGccgtttgttttcttctctggctTTCCCTCTTCATTCTACGCGCTATCCCATTCAATCGACAAGTTCACAACTCTATCCCAATGTCTAACTGGCTGAGCTACATATGACGAAAATCAATTCTTTCATTTATTTGGCTTGAGTGAGATACACGGTGTCTCGGCTCCACCGGTCCCCCCCAACCTTGTTTCATTTTATCACCGGTTTTCAACCAATTCTGAAAACCATCGATATTTTGCAGCCATGCTCCCCATCCTGGCTATCTCTAGTACGGATAGGCATACAAAGtacatatgtatatattcctCCAAAGTAGGATAGAAAATATGTGGCACTTTGAACcatatctttttaaaaaagaaatgcaCCCAATTTGATTGTTGAAATAAACTGTAGGGAATGTCCCAGAGTGCAGGGGACCTTCCGGCAGTGATAGACGATCCCTATACACACAAACATCAAAAGTCTACATGTAGCTCGAGAGGTAGGCTTTGTGTGGTTATGGCAATATCAGATGGAGTCGAAATATCAAGGTAGGGTCTGTAAGTATCTGTATATAGTCATGCAGTCATGTATACACAGAGTTCTCAATGATACTGAAATCCACCCCAGTGATCTGTTTCCTAACTGTTCATGAAACTAAGTGTGTAAAGCGTAGACAAAAGAGCAAAGAAGGCTACACGGATCATGTGGGCAGTGATCGTGCTTGGTTCCGGTCAAACCATAAATGACAACTCAATCGTTTCAACCATGAGTTAGGACGGCATAGCCTGGTCCAGATTCCCTTGCTGGGGCTATTTGGATATTCTAGTCACCGAATATATCTCTTATGACCGTATCATAAGGTATCTCCCAACGCGGGCTCCATTCCGTAAATTTTCCATTGACTGGGCTGAGGCTTGGCGGGTACTCAATCTACCTCCCTATTCCTCGATCTTAGGCTGGTACTCAGTATCATAAATAAACGTACATATTACATACAATTACATACATAATGCTACACACTGGTGTCCTATATTGAGGCCTGCCCTTAGGACGTCTAGACATGGTGTTCATGCCAGCCAGTCAGACTTGAAGCGAGCCGATAGAGATGCCTAGAAGTAGAAATACCCGTTCGAGTCAAATCGGGGAGGATGGAATCTCAAAGACCTAGgccaaagagaaaagaattgGTGGCTCGGCGTCTAATTCACACACATACGCTGGAGTCGCTTTCACATCGAAATAAACACTATGCCTTATAGCTTCGCTACTTACCTGTTAAGGGGTTAGGTTGGTCAAGTTGTCAATTGACCAGCTGCCCCACTGCAGGAACGGTTCTACCTTATTGTTAATGATCTTCCAAAACGGCATCTACTCGACGTGCCCGGCATATGCAAACCACTCGTTACATAATCGCATCAGAGGCGTGAGGTTGCGGGACAGAGGGTATACGTCTCAGTCTCGTTGTCAATGTGGTATCAGGGTATAGAATACGGAAGAGACGACGACAGAAAACTCGGCTATGTATGTCTAATGTCCCACGAGGACTTTCGCCATATTAGTCATCAGCATATGGCTACCGAGCAAAGAGCTATAGATAGAGCATACGAAAACTTGGCCACTGCTTCGTAATGCATATATCTCGGTGGAATGTTGTGCACGGTCAACCCATACTAAGCACCCATGGCGCGACGACGCGAAACACGCATAGACAGATCTAACACGCACATTAATGATGATTGTACATATTCTTCCGTTATGACAACTTTATTATACACTTATACACATCCGCTCTATATATCATGATATTCTATTTGTTTGCAGCAGATTCTGAACTTATCAAGCGACTTGATGCTTCAGAAGCCACGGAAGTCTCGGGGTGGAGGTCGCTATTGAGCACATCTGCGGGGGGGTCTGAGAAATGATTAGTACTTTGAAGCTCATTCCCTCAAGCATCTTATTTGCTTACCAGTTCTGGAGGACGCTTGGTGTTCCGCAGAATCCACTTGCTTCACTTTGCCCGCCTCGACCTGCGCCCTGGACAATCCAAGGAAATTCTTGGGAAGCCCCATGGACGAAAGGAAGCTAACACTCTCTTTCCACTCgaggtcttttcttttgttatcCCAATTGAGTTCCTCGCTCATCAAGTCGATGATATTGGGAAGGGCTTCAAGTGCTGCCTCAGCGTTGAGGAATGCCAATCGAGTTCTGCGAGCAATGACATCAACGGCAGTTTGAGCATATTCATGGCGAACAGCATAGCGAACCTCGCCATCGATAAACGGGTATAACGCAGAAATACGTTGACCGCGAACAGGGAAGCGGGCGTTTGTCGGTGAAGACAAAGCTGCCACCTGCCAAGCGCGATCACCATATGATTGCGTTAGATGCTGGGCCACATCGGTCTCAAGACCAAAATGTTGAATGAGGTTGATAAATAGTGTTTTGGAGTAACCGTGGGCCCCAATCAAGCGGACCTGGTGTGTCTGACAAGACCCGTCAAGAACAGCACCATCAGCCACCAAGCCGCTGCCTCCGACACCACTAATATCTGGAACCTGGGAGACATGCCGGGGCTTCAGGTTGAAAACATTAATCGCCTCATCTacagcttcttctgccatTTGGCGGTAAGTCGTCCATTTTCCTCCCGCACATGTTAACAGCCCGGACGGAGAAACAGTAATCAGATGGTTGCGAACCAATGCTTCGGAGCTCTTCACTTTAGGATCACGAACCAAAGGCCGAATTCCAGACCATGCTGCCAGCACATCGCTCCGCTCAACGTTGATATCAGGGGCTAAGTAGCCACGGACTTCTGACAGAATCCAGTTGATGTCCTTTTCAGACGGCTCGGGTTGAGTCGTGATTTCGGTAGGTTGATCAGTGGTCCCAGCAATTGTGTTTCCCTGCcatggaaggaagaagataacACGGCCATCGGACGTTGAAGGGTCAATGAGACCCATGTCCGAAGGACTATAATATCCAGGTAAAATAACATGGACACCAGAGCTAGGTGCGACAATTTCTTTCACGTCAGGCTCGTCCATCTTTCTGATGGAATCGGTGAAGGGGCCGGTCGCATTGATGATGCCCTTGGCCCGTATAGTAaattctccttcctcttggCCATTCTTTCCTGGTATGATATCTTTCACTCGCGCCCCATTCAAGTTACCCGAGGCATCTTTGGTGAGGCCAGTGACCTGCATGTGATTGACAACAGTGCTTCCATACAATGCAGCTGTCATCGCAAGAGACACGTTCATCCGAGAGTCGTTGTGGGCGCCATCTGTATATGCTATTAGTAACGCGAAAGTGTTGATAAACTCAATAGGCAGCGTTTTAAATAAAGTCCATACCGTAGTAAACCATGGCACCAATCATATTATCTTTTCTCAGCATAGGAAAAGCATCAATTGCCTTGCTTTTAGGCAGGAAGTAGGAGCTCTCAATTCCCTCCGACCCAGCCAAGTAGTCATAAAACTTGGTACCAACCCAGAAATAGGGAGCTTGCCACCACTTCTGAACGGGAACCATGATAGGAAGCCAGCTGGAGAGGTGAGGAGCAGTGTTCAAAAAGTATTTGCGCTCCCTCAAGGCTTCCTTGACAAGTTTGTACCTATGTGGGAAGTCAGTTTCCATCCTAGAGCATGTCTCACTTTTTCAGATTAATCATTAAATAACTGACTGGTTGTAATCTAGCTCCCACACGGCCTTTTCCAAGTAGCGGACGCCACCGTGTACCAGTTTCGTGCTCTTACTGCTTGTCCCAGAGCTGAAGTCGTCTCTTTCGACAACCGCTACCTTTAAACCTCGTGTCGCTGCGTCTAAAGCGATTCCTGACCCAGTGGCGCCTGCACCGATAATAAGGAGGTCATACACGTCTGAATCATCACCACTGGAACTGCGTTTCAAGTCCTGAATCTGTTCCAGACGCGACTTGATTGAGGGAAAGCTCGGAGGCACAAGTTTCCCCTCATGATAACCAGGGGGTGGTACAGCCGGAGCTTCCGAGCCAGGGATGTTGCGGGGACGGTAGGAGATATACAGAACACCAGCTCCTGCAGCCGCTGCGGCCGAAGTATAAAGCAGAGGCCGCAAAAGTCTGCGGGAATGACGAGCGGCCATTATATCAAGGGATAAGCTATGTCACAAGAGGTCCGGCGAAATGATTGAGGCGAGCGCTAGCagtaactatatatagagtacGTATTTGCGCAaccctttttctgttttaaCGTGAGCCGATTAATGGTTTGACAAGGTTCGAAATTCCGGGTGTGAACAGAAGGTTTTCATGACAATGACTCGGAAACGGCATTTACGTACCTATACTGCTCGGAGGGGACCACAGCTCTCGAGAAGAGACAAGTGGTCGTGAAACGGAGTGGGCAGGTGACGAAAGAATTGAAGTAGAGGAggggggaggttgaagtTCGAAGGAAAGGAGATAGGATGGATCGCTTGGAATGggaggaggatggagagaGCACAAATAAACCTAGAGACGGGGTCGGAGACAGTGTGTAATTGGGGAATGCGAGTTGGCGGACCGGGTAACCTTCCAGTCTTTCTCGTCTTCGTCATGCGTCATGGGCATTTCCTTACAAGAAAATCCGGGAATGGTTGGAGGCAGGACGGGGGCGGGTCCAGATGACGGTAACACGGCGCAAATCAGATTCTCCCACCAATGAAAGGCTCGGCAGCACCGGGGCCTGGGTGGGACTCACTAAATGATATTAGGCGTCGTTCCCGAGCTCCGTGCCTCCATGTGACCAGCAAAGTTTTGTTGCCATTACCATTCCTGTACTTAGTACACAACAGCTTCAGGCGGTCCAGACCCTCGGGCCCAGGATGATCACCAGCACATGACCCTTTGTTGCATAGACGCAGGATAATAGAGATCGACTAGCGGCAGTCTAAATATCACGCGATTACTGTCAGGGACAGTAAATGACTATATTTTCGTGGTTGCCCCTACGGGAGTGACAAACCCATTATCATGCCTATTTACGGAGAACGTATGTCGACGATTGGCGAGAAGCTTGATCCCCAGTACAAAACTAGTAGCGCGtgttctatatatagagaaagGTGTGCTCACATATGTTTGTTAGGTATATGTAGAGCCCATGTCATatcaaaaggaaaagagatgaaagaagaaaagaggtaAATTTTCTTAATCCCCTAGACAAGGCTAGGGCTTCATAGTTGGGCACAGCATTACGTGGTAGTCAGTTTAAGTAGTATGTTGATGAGGaattttgattttgtttgGTTTTTATCGATTTCCAAGGCCTTGGCCCTTGGCTAGGGAGATCCACTTATCCAGCCAGACCCTGGCAGTGGAGTATCTCCCAACTATGTATCATTGTATACTCAATACTACCCATATGCACCAGTCACCGATAGTGTCCGCCGGAATGATAGTATTATCGTCAATTATCTGTAAAGTACAGATGCATctacagtactccgtagtatgATTATGAAATTGTCGAGGGTGAACATCGGtaaaacaagagaaaaaaaaccATTGTGAGAGATCATCGCGATCAACTCTCCAGTGCATCCACCTAGGGCCCTCTAAAATCTACTAAACTACTCTGTATCAGGCTGATTGTGGCAAAAACATCACCACCCACAACATCTTTGCCATAGTCGGGTCTATGCATACCTGGTAAACCTCATAGAGGAAAGGATGTATGAATACACCCCCTACAAAAATAGACTTAGAACCAACTCCCCTGTCATACCTCAGGTGCCTAGTAGTAGGAAAAATTTCTAGGTGCAGCCGCTAACTAGGGCGTATGGATTAAATATTATCTCGGTTTCTAATGCTCATCATTATAGAACCAGATCGACGCCTATCCACCGATCATATTGTACCTCACTTGTGCTACAACACAATATACATAATTTTAACAGAATATAAGACCAGAATATCGACAATTTGAACACAGATTGAGGAGTATAATCACCGAGTTTATGTACTTACATCTCTTGTGAGGGAATTGGCTGGTGGCGGAAATGTTCCGGGTGCGGAATTCTCTCGGCTGTAATAACAACAGATGTATCAATTCCGCGATGAACATCGCATCGTTCTGTGCTATACCCGAAATACTTTCTCTATGTAGAAAACGTGGGGTAGAGTCGGGCTCATAGACCCTACTTTCCTATGTCTAACAGAACGGAAAGCTTCCTCCTTTGCGGCATGCGAAGACTATTACATTTAAAGCCTCATGGACGTGTGGCATCCTCTGTCCGCGACAAACCACGACAGTAGAAGCAAAACTTCAGATAGTCCAGCATGGCCATAACAGCAACTCTGTTCTCCATACAGAAAAGTCTTATTCATACCCCTCTACAGTCAATAGCTATAGCGGCCCTATTCACCTCCTGTCTCTATTTCATTGTCAATGAATTCATCCGTGCTTTCTCTCGTGTTCCAGGATTCAAGGGGCCTCGTGGTCTACCTTTAATTGGGAACATCGCCCAAATTCGCAAGAACGCCGCTGAACAGTATCGCATATGGTCCAAGACCTACGGACCCGTTTATCAGATTCAATTGGGGAATATTCCGGTTATTGTTGTGAACTCTGCCGTCTCTGCAAAGGCAATCTTTGGGCAGAATGCACAGGCCCTAAGCTCAAGGCCTGAGTTTTACACATTCCATAAAGTAGGGATAGCTCAATATCCCTTCTCACTGAGTGCACTATTGACAGATTCAATACAGATCGTGTCCAACACTGCTGGCACAACCATTGGGACTTCCCCCTACAGCGATTCGCTGAAAAGACGTAGGAAGGGTGCCGCCTCAGCACTTAACCGACCGTCGGTGGAGTCCTATGTCTCGCATCTGGATGCAGAGTCCAAAGCATTCGTGGCGGAACTTCTTAAGTATGGAGAGGGCGGGAACGTACCAGTGGATCCCATGGCGATGATCCAACGCCTCAGTCTGAGTTTGGCTTTGACGCTCAACTGGGGTGTGCGTGTGGTATCACAGGAAGAGGACTTGTTCAACGAGATCACCCAcgtggaggaggagataAGCAAATTTAGGAGCACCACCGGCAATCTACAAGATTACATACCTCTCTTGCGGCTAAACCCCTTCAATACTAACtcgaagaaagccaaggagATGAGAGATCGGCGAGATAAATACCTCAATGGACTCAACCGTGATCTAGACGATCGAATGGAGAAAGGAATCCACAAACCCTGTATCCAAGCCAATGTCATCCTTGATCAGGAAGCGAAGTTGAACTCAGAAGAACTTACCTCTATCAGCTTGACTATGCTCTCAGGAGGGCTTGATACTGTTACTACGCTTGTGGCTTGGAGTATTGGCCTCCTCGCTAAACGCCCAGACATCCAAGACAAAGCTGCAGAAGCGATTCTGAATATGTATGGCCCTAACCAACCAATGTGCGATGCTGCAGATGATCAGAGATGCGCATACGTTGCTGCACTGGTAAGAGAGTGTCTAAGGTTCGTCATCCCTTATAGCCCGAATTGAGTGGGCTATCCAAGTAACACCATATAGGTACTTTACGGTCCTTCGTCTGGCCCTCCCTCGGACATCGATCAGAGATATTACATACGGCGGCAATATAATTCCCAAGGGTactgttttctttctaaaTTCGTGGGCTTGTAATATGGGTAtgtgattttcttttctttctttcttttttttttcttgccttgACATTCTGTCGACTATTGAGGTCTCGCCTAAGTAACGCTATACCTTCCATAGATCCCGATACCTGGAGCGACCCGGAGGAGTTTAGGCCAGAAAGATGGCTTGAACAGCCCGATGCACCTTTATTCACCTACGGGCTAGGCTACCGCATGTGTGCAGGCTCACTCCTTGCTAACCGCGAACTGTATTTGATCTTCATGCGCACCATTAATAGCTTCAGGATTGAACCATATGACGAGATCGATTGGCACCCTGTCCATGGCAATGCAGATCCTACAAGCCTAGTCGCAATCCCGAAAAAGTATAAGGTCAGGTTTATTCCTCGAGACAATAAAGTGCTTGAGGATGTTCTTGGTTCAGCGTTTTCCTTGAAGCGTGTTATATGAGGATGGTACCCGCCGAACGGATGTTTTATGCTGGTATTTATCTTTTGtggatatagaaaagaagttGTTTCTGtatccctttccttcttttcatttcataTTCCGCCTGTTCGTCTATTTTTTAAGCATGTCATGAACCACCATTGACATTTTACTGTGCGTAACAACAGATTCAGTTCTGCGTCTCCCCTTTATTCCACATGATAATCAAAGACATCAGCCCTGTATTGTAATATTGTTGAAGACCTGCAATCAGTCTTATAATCATTATTCAACAGCTATCGGGTAATCATGCTTCAGCCCTAC
This Aspergillus flavus chromosome 1, complete sequence DNA region includes the following protein-coding sequences:
- a CDS encoding cytochrome protein (phenylacetate 2-hydroxylase); the protein is MAITATLFSIQKSLIHTPLQSIAIAALFTSCLYFIVNEFIRAFSRVPGFKGPRGLPLIGNIAQIRKNAAEQYRIWSKTYGPVYQIQLGNIPVIVVNSAVSAKAIFGQNAQALSSRPEFYTFHKIVSNTAGTTIGTSPYSDSLKRRRKGAASALNRPSVESYVSHLDAESKAFVAELLKYGEGGNVPVDPMAMIQRLSLSLALTLNWGVRVVSQEEDLFNEITHVEEEISKFRSTTGNLQDYIPLLRLNPFNTNSKKAKEMRDRRDKYLNGLNRDLDDRMEKGIHKPCIQANVILDQEAKLNSEELTSISLTMLSGGLDTVTTLVAWSIGLLAKRPDIQDKAAEAILNMYGPNQPMCDAADDQRCAYVAALVRECLRYFTVLRLALPRTSIRDITYGGNIIPKGTVFFLNSWACNMDPDTWSDPEEFRPERWLEQPDAPLFTYGLGYRMCAGSLLANRELYLIFMRTINSFRIEPYDEIDWHPVHGNADPTSLVAIPKKYKVRFIPRDNKVLEDVLGSAFSLKRVI
- a CDS encoding putative coiled-coil protein (unnamed protein product) encodes the protein MVYYFTSNVVEPSAFIYVGKDKFENEDLIKYGLEKDVCANLCDQFHVDNLSSAHVYLRLRDSESWDNIPQPLLEDCAQLTKANSIEGNKKDNITVIYTPWSNLMKDGSMATGQVSFHNPKLVRKVLVRQRENVIVNRLNKTRVEKFPDLMAEKNESLKKKQREERKTREEQRAREKQEKRERERLKWQKVHAYDDLMSEENIQASSNQDRDPDFLDDFM
- a CDS encoding mitochondrial glycerol-3-phosphate dehydrogenase (unnamed protein product) codes for the protein MAARHSRRLLRPLLYTSAAAAAGAGVLYISYRPRNIPGSEAPAVPPPGYHEGKLVPPSFPSIKSRLEQIQDLKRSSSGDDSDVYDLLIIGAGATGSGIALDAATRGLKVAVVERDDFSSGTSSKSTKLVHGGVRYLEKAVWELDYNQYKLVKEALRERKYFLNTAPHLSSWLPIMVPVQKWWQAPYFWVGTKFYDYLAGSEGIESSYFLPKSKAIDAFPMLRKDNMIGAMVYYDGAHNDSRMNVSLAMTAALYGSTVVNHMQVTGLTKDASGNLNGARVKDIIPGKNGQEEGEFTIRAKGIINATGPFTDSIRKMDEPDVKEIVAPSSGVHVILPGYYSPSDMGLIDPSTSDGRVIFFLPWQGNTIAGTTDQPTEITTQPEPSEKDINWILSEVRGYLAPDINVERSDVLAAWSGIRPLVRDPKVKSSEALVRNHLITVSPSGLLTCAGGKWTTYRQMAEEAVDEAINVFNLKPRHVSQVPDISGVGGSGLVADGAVLDGSCQTHQVRLIGAHGYSKTLFINLIQHFGLETDVAQHLTQSYGDRAWQVAALSSPTNARFPVRGQRISALYPFIDGEVRYAVRHEYAQTAVDVIARRTRLAFLNAEAALEALPNIIDLMSEELNWDNKRKDLEWKESVSFLSSMGLPKNFLGLSRAQVEAGKVKQVDSAEHQASSRTDPPADVLNSDLHPETSVASEASSRLISSESAANK